TGTGTTCAGCGAGAATGCGAAGGGTGAGAAGATTCAGTATAAGCCTGCTTACAGCGACAAGGAAGAGGCGGCGATTGTGGCGAAGGACGTGAAGCGTATCCGGCGCGAGGATGGCTGCCAGTATAGTGATTTTGCCATTCTATACCGCACCAATTCCCAGAGTCGCAGCTTCGAGGAGGAGTTCAGAAAGCAGGGTATTCCTTATCGCATTTATGGCGGACTGAGTTTCTACCAGCGCAAGGAAATTAAGGATATTATTGCTTATTTCCGTCTGGTAGCGAATCCGAATGATGAAGAGGCTATCAAGCGTATCATCAACTATCCGGCTCGTGGAATCGGTGCTACTACGGTGCTGAAGATTGCTGACTGTGCCCATCAGAACCAGGTGAGTTTCTGGGAGGTGATCGGTGCCCCTGAGCGGTATGGACTGGCGGTTAACAAGGGTACGATGAACAAGCTGGAAACCTTCAGATTGCTGATTTCTTCGTTTATCGAACGGGCTCAAACCACGGATGTCTATGAATTGGGTGATGCCATTATCAAGGAGAGTGGTATCAGTCAGGATATCATGTCGGGCAAGGATGCCGATGATCTGGCACGTCAGGAGAACCTGGAGGAATTCTTGAGCGGTATGTCGGCTTTTGTGGAGGAACGGCGTGAAGAGGGTAAGTTCGATGAACTCTTCCTGCAGGATTATCTGCAGGATGTGGCGCTGCTTACCGATGCTGACAGCGATGGTGATAAGGATGAACCTCGTGTTTCTCTGATGACGGTTCATGCTGCCAAGGGTCTGGAGTTTCCTACGGTTTTCGTGGTTGGTTTGGAAGAGAATATCTTCCCGAGTCCGCTTTCTGCAACTTCGCTCCGAGACCTGGAGGAGGAACGGAGATTGCTTTACGTAGCCATTACGCGAGCTGAGAAACATTGTATCCTGACGAACGCCAAGAACCGCTGGCGATATGGCAAGATGGAGTTTGATAATCCGAGTCGGTTTATCGATGAGATTGACGGCAAGTTGATTGATAGCCTGGATGAGGCTGGTGGAAGCTTGTTTGGCTCTATGTCTGACCAGCCGGAGTGGGCGAGAGCGCAACGTCCTCGCAGACCGTGGGAGGATGCTGAGCAGCCTAGATACAGTAGCAGGTATCAGAATTCCAAACCGGTAGCATCGCAGTTTGTGGCAGATCCTAAGCCTTCTCTCTTTGATGATGAACCGGAGACTTCACGTATTTCCGGACGCTCGTCTGTTTCCGGACGCTCATCTCTCTCTGAAGGTAATTTCAAGTCTGTTAGAGCGCTGAATGCAGCGAAGCGTTATATGGAGACGCATTCTTCTCATCCTGCTTCTCGCGGTACAGGATCTTCTGCAGCATCAGTTTCTTCTTCTACAGCTTCATCTGCTGGCAGTTCTTCTTGCGGTTTGCAGGAGGGAATAAAGATTGAACATCAACGTTTTGGACGGGGAACGGTGTTGAAGATTGAAGGTACTGGTGAGAATACGAAGGCTACGGTTGAGTTCGTTCATTCTGGCACCAAACAGCTTCTGCTGAAATATGCCAAGTTTACGTTAGTAGATTAAGTTCAGTAGTCTGATGTTTATATTTAAAGGTTTATCCTGTTTTGAAGTTCTCTCTTACAGGTAGAATCTTATAATATAGATAAAGAGTTATAAAAATAGATTGAGCGAGGCCATCTCTGGTCTTGCCCTTTTTGTTTCTATATACTATAAATTGAAAAAGCGTCCCCGCAGTAGCCTCACGGTCACTACGGGGACTTATAATTACTAACATCTAACTTTAGCATTTTTGTTTAAACTTAAAAACATATTCTTTATGAGAGTAATTTCTCCATTATCTATAAACATAAACCAAGTATCTCATATATTGCAAGTAACTTGTATCCTGCAAATATCTTGATTATTTTTATTTTATTGCTTTTTGTCCGTTTAATATTAAATACTTTTAATTTGCAATGCAAAGATATAAAAAAATGGGTAAACTCCAAATTAATTTTGTTTTATTTTGTATTAAATGGCTTTTTTTGTACTTATGCAGCGGTTTTTAAGGACTAACCGGCAAAGTTAAGAGGGTGTATCATAAACATTCAAATGCTTTATGACACACTCTCTTTCTCAGAATTCTGAATATTTTTTCGTGTTTATAACGCTTCGTCTTCAGGACGTGGCATCTGTATCTGGGGCTTCTGTTTCTTGCCTGACTTCATGAATAGTTTCTTTTTCTTGAGCCATGCAGCCTTGCGTATTTCGTATTCTTCGCGATGACGCTCCAAAAAATTATCTGCCATGTTTCGTTTCCTTTTTTACTTTGCGTTATGAATGCTTATTCTTCTTTAAACTTACTGTAAATCACCTTGATTCGGATCGGACCAGATGCCACCTTCTTACCAGTCTTCTCGTCTGTGGTATAATCCTTGTCAGGATCATCCGTACCCACGATGAGTCGGGTAGAAGCGAGTGACATATCGTGATTAATCTTGGAGATGACGGTAGTATATCCCTGTGTGGTTGTGATGACGTTTACAGGAACCAGCACTACTTTATTCCAGTTTTCCCCCTTGCCCTTGTTCTTATACATGGCAGAAATCAGGTTGGCGATATTCTGGAATGTATAGGCATTCTTGTAGGTGCCGGTACTGCTGTAGCTTGCCGTATAAGAAGTACGATTGTCAGCCAACTTGCTCTTTTCGAAGAACGACTGCAAACTATCTTTCTGAACCATCAGGATGGTGCTTGGTGTAGCAAAGTTGTATGGGTTGTCTTCGTTTTCATTGTTGAGTCGTGGGAAAGAGATGGTAGCTGTGTTAAGCGTATCCTTCTCATGACCATTCATGATGTCTTCGATAGGGAGGGTAACCTCGGTGAAGATACCTGCCGGTGACTTGAGATAAGTACATTTCTCCTGATCCTGACTTGCCAACTTCTTCAAGTTCTCGGTATCGTTCTCAATCTTGTTGAGCTGCAATACCTCTTCTGTACCATCGAAACGGTTGTATCCGATGCTTACAGCAGTACTGTCAGTAACGCCGTCCTTAGCCTTGATGGTCTTGTGGCGGGTCCAGTAGAAGATAAGCTCTGTATTCCAGATCTTAGCCATGTTACCCGTACCGCCTACGTTCTTGATATAGAAGCCAGGGCAGACGTTGTGCAGGAACTTGTAGTTGGTCTTGAAGTACTCAGGATGTTCGGCGTATGTTTGCATGATGTAAGAACCATAGTTCTTGTATGTCTTGCCATCTTTCTTGTACTCCTTATTCAAGTATATCTTGAAGTTCTTGACATCTGATGTATTGCTCAAGTTGTAATTACTGCTCCAGTGCTGGTTGTTTTCGCTTACCCAGCCTTCCTTGACCTTGAAGGCATCATAATTAGAGTAATACTCCTGATCTTCTGCCATCGGCTTTGTCATCTCATAGGCTGTCACCTTCATTGGGGCGATGGTATCACCATAGCTGGCGTTGTATGAAACCAGGAGGTAGCATGAGTCTGCTTCGATAGAACCTTTGTTTGCCTGCTTGATGTAATCGAGTGTATCTACAGAGAAAGTAGGCAATACGCTCAACTGGGTCATGTAGTCGCCCTTTACATAGTTGCCGGTTTCCGGGTCTTTCATCTTTCCGATGAGCCCCGTGTTGTTGCGGCTCAATACGGAATCTGCTACTATAGACTTTGTGGTAACATTGAACGCTGAGTCAGAAATGTTAATGTTGTCTATCTTATTAGTGATGCTACCACCGATTCCCTCGGTGGTATCATCACATGCAGCGAAAGTAAGCGCTGCTATTACTAATACTGTTAAGAGTCTTAAAATTTTCATTATCCTTGTATGTATGTGTCTCTGTTGTCGGAATTTTATTCTGCGTCAGGACAAACCTTGTTGATGAAGTCTGCGTATGGCTCCTGGATATCTTCTCCCGGATAAGCCAGTACAGGCTTGTTCTTCTCCTTCGCATAATCAAAGAGAATCTTGTTAGCTTCTTCTTCACCTTCTACCACACCGTCGCTATAGTCGATGGCGAGTTTGCCGAGCTCAATGAAGTTGAAGTCGTCCTGATAGCCGTCGAGCAGTTCAGACTTGGCATCGCGGAAGGCAACGCAACGTTTGAAGTTGGTACCCAGTTCACCCTTGAGTTCGTTGGTATAGAGAGCGGTAATCACCTTTGATTCTGCAAATGAAGGCTCTTCGCTATAGGCAGTCTTTACATAGAAAGGCACTACTGCGCTAGCCCAACCCTGGCAGACGATTACATCAGGCTGCCAGCGGAGCTTCTTTACGGTTTCCAATACGCCACGTGCGAAGAAGATAGCTCTTTCTCCGTTGTCGGCATATTCCTTTCCGTTTTCATCGGTACCCATCTGGCGGCTCTTGAAATAGTCGTCATTATCGATGAAATAAATCTGCTGTCGTGTTGTTGGTATAGATGCAACCTTGATGATCAGCGGATGGTCTGTATCATCTATGATAAGGTTCATACCAGACAGGCGAATGACCTCGTGCAATTGTCCGCGACGCTCGTTGATGGTGCCCCACTTAGGCATGAAGGTGCGGATCTCAAAACCTGCTTCCTGCATCTTCTGAGGCAGTTCGCGTCCCATGATTGACATGTGAGACTCGGCTACGTATGGGTCGATCTCCTGATTGATAAATAATACTTTTTTTGCCATAAAATTTAAATTTTATTCTTACGAATTACGTGCAAAGGTACAAAAAAAACTTCAAATAGGGGCATTTTTTCTCCGAAATTCATTATTTTCGGCAATAATTCGCATATTTTTAGGTTTTTTCTTTCTCATTTGAGAAAAAAGTTGTTATTTTGCACCCGAAAACAGATTATGACGATGAAAGTATTCAATAAGATTGTTGACCTCCAGAACGAACTCTTCATGTGTCGTAAGGAGGGAAAGGAAATCGGCCTTGTGCCAACTATGGGTGCGCTGCATGAGGGTCACGCCTCTCTTGTTAAGCGCTGTGTGAAGGATAATGGCGTGACTGTAGTTTCTGTGTTCCTGAATCCTACACAGTTTAATGATCAGGGTGACTTGGATCGCTATCCTCGTACCCTCGATGCTGACTGCAAGCTCTTGGAGGCTTGTGGTGCTGACTATGTGTTTGCACCATCGGTGAAGGAGATGTATCCTACACCAGATACACGCCACTTTGAGTTTCCACCTGTTTCTACCGTGATGGAGGGTGCCAAGCGCCCGGGTCATTTCAATGGTGTATGTCAGGTAGTGAGCCGTCTTTTCTATATCGTTCGACCAACTCGTGCTTATTTCGGTGAGAAGGATTGGCAGCAGATTGCTGTCATCAAGCAGCTCGTGAAGTACATCAACAGCGATGTGCAGATTGTGGAGTGTCCTATTGTCCGTGATGAGGATGGTTTGGCTAAGAGCAGCCGTAATACTTTGCTGGCTCCTGATGAGCGTGCCATTGCGCCAAACATCTATAAGGCCCTGAAGGAGAGTGTGGAGTATGCCAAGACTCATACCGTACAGGAAACTCACGATAAGGTGGTTGCCGACATCAATGCTGTAGAGGGTCTGGAGGTAGAGTATTTCCAGATTGTGGATGGCGACAGCCTGCAGGATGTTTCTTCATGGGAGGATAGTGCCTATGTGGTAGGTTGCATCACCGTTTATTGCGGTAAGACTCCTATCCGTCTCATCGACCATATCAAGTATAAGGGATAATTCCTCGATAGATTTCTTTATTAAGTTTAATCCGTAACAGATCAAGTAATAACAGAACAATGCAGATAGAAGTATTGAAGAGTAAGCTCCATTGTGTAACCGTAACTGAGGCTAACCTGAATTATATGGGTAGCATCACCATCGATGAGGACTTGATGGACGCTGCTAATCTGATAGCAGGCGAGAAGGTTCAGATTGTAGACAACAACAATGGTGAGCGCTTGGAGACCTATATTATCAAGGGTGAGCGTGGCAGCGGTTGTATCTGCCTGAACGGTGCTGCAGCCCGCAAGGTGCAGGTGGGCGATACCGTCATCATCATCGCTTATGCCCTGATGGACTTTGAGGAGGCTAAGACCTTCAGGCCAACCGTGGTTTTCCCAAAAGAGGGAAATAAGGTTTAATCCCAACACGCCCTGCATCGCGTTTTGTTTTTCCCAACACGCCCTGCATCGCGTTTTGGCTTTTCCCACAC
This Segatella copri DSM 18205 DNA region includes the following protein-coding sequences:
- a CDS encoding ATP-dependent helicase, with the protein product MDLLNDLNEAQRAAVEYIDGPSLVIAGAGSGKTRVLTYKIAYLLSQGMKPWSIMALTFTNKAAREMKERIGKLVGNDLAQHLYMGTFHSIFSRILRAEAEHIGFNNNFTIYDESDSRSLIKAIVKEMGLDDKKYKPAAVHAKISMAKNNLMSAAAYESDATIFEQNKRAQMPEVGKIFVAYVQRCKQANAMDFDDLLMLTYQLFREHEDIRHKYAARFDYVLVDEYQDTNHVQMSIVMQLCQEKQRVCAVGDDSQSIYSFRGANIDNILNFQRQFQGTRLFKLEQNYRSTQTIVEAANSLIKHNRNQIPKDVFSENAKGEKIQYKPAYSDKEEAAIVAKDVKRIRREDGCQYSDFAILYRTNSQSRSFEEEFRKQGIPYRIYGGLSFYQRKEIKDIIAYFRLVANPNDEEAIKRIINYPARGIGATTVLKIADCAHQNQVSFWEVIGAPERYGLAVNKGTMNKLETFRLLISSFIERAQTTDVYELGDAIIKESGISQDIMSGKDADDLARQENLEEFLSGMSAFVEERREEGKFDELFLQDYLQDVALLTDADSDGDKDEPRVSLMTVHAAKGLEFPTVFVVGLEENIFPSPLSATSLRDLEEERRLLYVAITRAEKHCILTNAKNRWRYGKMEFDNPSRFIDEIDGKLIDSLDEAGGSLFGSMSDQPEWARAQRPRRPWEDAEQPRYSSRYQNSKPVASQFVADPKPSLFDDEPETSRISGRSSVSGRSSLSEGNFKSVRALNAAKRYMETHSSHPASRGTGSSAASVSSSTASSAGSSSCGLQEGIKIEHQRFGRGTVLKIEGTGENTKATVEFVHSGTKQLLLKYAKFTLVD
- a CDS encoding DUF4270 domain-containing protein — its product is MKILRLLTVLVIAALTFAACDDTTEGIGGSITNKIDNINISDSAFNVTTKSIVADSVLSRNNTGLIGKMKDPETGNYVKGDYMTQLSVLPTFSVDTLDYIKQANKGSIEADSCYLLVSYNASYGDTIAPMKVTAYEMTKPMAEDQEYYSNYDAFKVKEGWVSENNQHWSSNYNLSNTSDVKNFKIYLNKEYKKDGKTYKNYGSYIMQTYAEHPEYFKTNYKFLHNVCPGFYIKNVGGTGNMAKIWNTELIFYWTRHKTIKAKDGVTDSTAVSIGYNRFDGTEEVLQLNKIENDTENLKKLASQDQEKCTYLKSPAGIFTEVTLPIEDIMNGHEKDTLNTATISFPRLNNENEDNPYNFATPSTILMVQKDSLQSFFEKSKLADNRTSYTASYSSTGTYKNAYTFQNIANLISAMYKNKGKGENWNKVVLVPVNVITTTQGYTTVISKINHDMSLASTRLIVGTDDPDKDYTTDEKTGKKVASGPIRIKVIYSKFKEE
- a CDS encoding glycogen/starch synthase, which encodes MAKKVLFINQEIDPYVAESHMSIMGRELPQKMQEAGFEIRTFMPKWGTINERRGQLHEVIRLSGMNLIIDDTDHPLIIKVASIPTTRQQIYFIDNDDYFKSRQMGTDENGKEYADNGERAIFFARGVLETVKKLRWQPDVIVCQGWASAVVPFYVKTAYSEEPSFAESKVITALYTNELKGELGTNFKRCVAFRDAKSELLDGYQDDFNFIELGKLAIDYSDGVVEGEEEANKILFDYAKEKNKPVLAYPGEDIQEPYADFINKVCPDAE
- the panC gene encoding pantoate--beta-alanine ligase; this encodes MKVFNKIVDLQNELFMCRKEGKEIGLVPTMGALHEGHASLVKRCVKDNGVTVVSVFLNPTQFNDQGDLDRYPRTLDADCKLLEACGADYVFAPSVKEMYPTPDTRHFEFPPVSTVMEGAKRPGHFNGVCQVVSRLFYIVRPTRAYFGEKDWQQIAVIKQLVKYINSDVQIVECPIVRDEDGLAKSSRNTLLAPDERAIAPNIYKALKESVEYAKTHTVQETHDKVVADINAVEGLEVEYFQIVDGDSLQDVSSWEDSAYVVGCITVYCGKTPIRLIDHIKYKG
- the panD gene encoding aspartate 1-decarboxylase, encoding MQIEVLKSKLHCVTVTEANLNYMGSITIDEDLMDAANLIAGEKVQIVDNNNGERLETYIIKGERGSGCICLNGAAARKVQVGDTVIIIAYALMDFEEAKTFRPTVVFPKEGNKV